A genomic segment from Gossypium hirsutum isolate 1008001.06 chromosome D04, Gossypium_hirsutum_v2.1, whole genome shotgun sequence encodes:
- the LOC107898589 gene encoding eukaryotic translation initiation factor 4B3 — translation MAATVSSPWGKAGAWALDAEEHEAELQQEQESGVDSSTGKLADFPSLSAAAATKTKKKKGQTVSLAEFTHGSAKPSEPTGRTHEDLLVLPTGPRQRSAEELDRNQLGGGFKSYGSNRYNSNGDDSSSNSRWGSSRVSNRDSNREIAPSRADEIDNWASVKKSAPTGNGFRGGFERRERGEGGFFDSQSKADEVDNWAASKSNKSPNGAPPPRRFGGGFEKRSSFDSLQSRDSPRDLDNWGKKKEEINSAGGGGVRPKLVLQPRTVPVMEECKKDSTVAKPKGANPFGQARPREEVLKEKGKDWKEIDEKLEAMKIKEAVAVTEKERGAKASFGNGHIPADKSWRKSEPVEATADADHQPQSAEESENGHVAEN, via the exons aTGGCGGCAACTGTCTCGTCACCTTGGGGCAAAGCCGGCGCGTGGGCTCTAGACGCCGAAGAGCACGAAGCTGAACTCCAACAAGAACAGGAAAGCGGCGTAGATTCTTCGACCGGAAAGCTCGCCGATTTCCCTTCTTTATCCGCCGCCGCGGCCaccaaaaccaagaaaaagaagggccAAACCGTATCTCTTGCTGAATTTACTCACGGTTCGGCTAAGCCGAGCGAGCCGACAGGGCGCACTCATGAGGACCTGCTCGTTCTACCGACCGGTCCTCGCCAGCGTTCCGCCGAGGAGCTCGATCGTAACCAGCTCGGCGGCGGTTTTAAATCGTACGGGTCGAACAGGTACAATTCTAACGGGGATGATTCGTCGAGCAATAGTAGATGGGGATCTTCTAGGGTTTCGAATAGAGATTCGAATAGAGAAATTGCTCCCTCACGCGCTGATGAGATCGATAATTGGGCGTCGGTTAAGAAATCGGCTCCTACCGGGAATGGATTCCGCGGTGGGTTTGAGAGGCGAGAGAGAGGTGAAGGAGGGTTTTTCGATTCTCAATCGAAAGCAGATGAAGTAGATAACTGGGCAGCTAGTAAGAGTAATAAAAGCCCTAATGGAGCACCGCCGCCTCGGAGATTTGGTGGGGGTTTTGAGAAAAGAAGCAGTTTCGATTCACTTCAATCCAGGGATTCCCCAAGGGATTTGGATaactggggaaagaaaaaggaagagaTCAACAGTGCTGGTGGTGGTGGGGTGAGGCCAAAGCTTGTGCTTCAACCACGTACGGTTCCCGTGATGGAGGAGTGTAAaaaggactcgacggtggccaagCCCAAAGGGGCAAATCCTTTCGGCCAGGCAAGGCCGAGAGAGGAGGTGTTGAAGGAAAAGGGGAAAGACTGGAAGGAGATCGATGAAAAGCTTGAAGCTATGAAGATTAAAGAGGCAGTAGCTGTTACAGAGAAAGAGAGAGGGGCAAAGGCAAGCTTCGGTAATGGCCATATCCCGGCTGACAAGAGCTGGAGGAAGAGTGAACCTGTTGAAGCTACAGCTGATGCTGATCATCAACCCCAAAG TGCTGAGGAATCGGAGAATGGCCATGTTGCAGAGAATTGA